Part of the Dehalococcoidia bacterium genome is shown below.
CTGCGAGAAGGCGTCATTGGTCCGGGTCCTCACGTCTCGATAGGTCCAGACGACGGCGCTCACCCAGAGGACGATCGCGTAGGCGATGAAGAGGGCGCCGATGAGCTTGAGGGTGGCCTCCAGGCTCCCGCCCGGCCAGCTTGCAAGAAGGTCTGTCATGTCCGCCCTTCCGCGGGTCGCAGTCCGCAGCGCTTCCGAAGAACCTGAAGAATTCTAGCACGCGGTCACCCATCGGCCGGGCCGGCGCCGGTCTATCGCCGCGCTACCGCCCGCGGCCCCCCGAATGCGAGTCGCTACCCTGCCTCAGGTAGGCGAGAGGCCGCGGGCGGTGTCCTTGTCACCCAACGTCCTCTCACCCCGTTCGCTCGACCGTGCGCGTCCTGGCCCCGAGTCAGGCCGGCCGCCTGGCCACCCAGACCATTTCGCTGCTGCTATCCGTGAACGGCTCTCGCCGGAAGCCGCCGTACAGCGCCTCGACCTCGAAGCCGCAGAGTTCAAGCAGGTGCTGCATCTCATAGCGGAAGACGTAACGGAGTCTCATCTTCCGGTTCAGCCGGGAGATGATCTCACCCCGGCTGTCCAGCGCTTCGTGGATGAACGTCTGGTCGATCTCCTGGGTTGCAGTGACGTAGCGTCGCGTTTCCCACCGCAGGCCCCTGCCGCCATCGGCCGCTTCCCACTCGCTGTCCAGCCGTAGACCCGGCCGGTCCGGCCCCAGCCAGGAGCCCATCATCACGATGTCCGGGTTGAAGAAGTTGAGCGCAAAACGCCCGCCCGGCACGAGGTGACGGCGGACGGCGCCCAGACAGGACTTCTGCTGCTCGACGGTCGTGAGGTGCAGGAACGAGCGATAAGGGACGTAGATGAGCCCAAACTTCCGTCCAAGCTCGAAGTCCGCCATGTCAGCCTCGACCAGCTCGAGGTTCGTGATCCCTTCCGCTTTCTGTCTCGCGACCTCCAGCATCGCCGGCGAGACGTCCAGTCCGACGACGCGGACGCCGGCCCGGGCGATCGGGATCGCGACCCGCCCTGTCCCGACGGCGAGCTCGAGGACGTCGTGACCCGCGGCCGCAGCTTCGAGGGCCAGCGCCTTGTAGAACTCCACGTCGCCGGGGAGGCCTGGCGCCTCTCTGTCGTAAGCCCGGGCTACGCGCGGGTCAAAGTAAGACTCGTCCCCTTTCATGCCTGCGCCCCGTGTAATGCCCGGAACTCGTCCTCGAGGACGCCCATCACGAGCGTCGCCCAGTACTTGCCCCGGGCATAGCGGTCGTCGCGGAGGCGCCCTTCCTCGAGGAAGCCGCACTTCTTGTAGGACGCCACGGCGCGCAGATTGCGCTCGTCCACCGTGAGCATCACGCGGTGCAGGTTCATTTCGTCGAAGGCGAAGCGCAACAGGGTGATCATCGCGTCCGTGCCGTAACCCTGGTCCCACGCTGTCCTGTCGCCGATGGCGATGCCAACCGTTGCCTTGCGGTCTTCCGCGTGCGCCTCGTGCAGGCCGATGCTGCCGATGTGGCGTCCGTCCTTTAGGACGT
Proteins encoded:
- a CDS encoding class I SAM-dependent methyltransferase, encoding MKGDESYFDPRVARAYDREAPGLPGDVEFYKALALEAAAAGHDVLELAVGTGRVAIPIARAGVRVVGLDVSPAMLEVARQKAEGITNLELVEADMADFELGRKFGLIYVPYRSFLHLTTVEQQKSCLGAVRRHLVPGGRFALNFFNPDIVMMGSWLGPDRPGLRLDSEWEAADGGRGLRWETRRYVTATQEIDQTFIHEALDSRGEIISRLNRKMRLRYVFRYEMQHLLELCGFEVEALYGGFRREPFTDSSSEMVWVARRPA
- a CDS encoding GNAT family protein, with protein sequence MLEGKLVRLRPMEPDEVDNYYRWLNDSEVKQYLNMRYFFSRASEAEWLRSRTNQPLSYNNLQFAVDVLKDGRHIGSIGLHEAHAEDRKATVGIAIGDRTAWDQGYGTDAMITLLRFAFDEMNLHRVMLTVDERNLRAVASYKKCGFLEEGRLRDDRYARGKYWATLVMGVLEDEFRALHGAQA